In Theileria equi strain WA chromosome 4 map unlocalized gcontig_1105316255033, whole genome shotgun sequence, the following are encoded in one genomic region:
- a CDS encoding hypothetical protein (encoded by transcript BEWA_013130A), with product MNTRDIIRLNNSFSLKRNYESGFQRDGGRSVLFNVIKKSRGLLRKDSHVDTGHEENEVLKSIITTQKASLCPLYKILDKDNGTLVIKYLYSLLEDESKIQTFGFISRGDVDLVIKNLAKESFAPESIPKNEEFTPSESTESMESVETKEHARLKGPLISSVKIFNSDSAKFSNHAIVLRGTLESERKDLIMNKKRIKWFLRNCVDGGKQEYTSILNTFMNARPTHSFESTRNISVLLVNPIVLAHDIIISRHFLILDDT from the exons ATGAACACACGTGATATAATCCGCTTGAACAACAGTTTCT CGCTAAAACGAAACTACGAATCTGGATTTCAGCGAGATGGAGGACGCTCAGTCTTGTTCAACGTCATCAAGAAGAGTAGAGGTCTTCTGCGGAAAGATAGTCACGTAGACACTGGTcatgaagagaatgaagtATTAAAATCTATCATTACAACACAAAAGGCATCATTATGCCCCTTGTACAAGATTTTGGACAAGGACAATGGTACACTAGTAATAAAGTACCTTTATAGTCTGCTAGAAGACGAAagtaaaatacaaacatttgGATTCATCTCCCGTGGAGATGTCGATCTTGTCATTAAGAATCTGGCAAAGGAGTCATTTGCACCAGAGTCAATacctaaaaatgaagagTTCACACCAAGTGAAAGTACAGAGTCGATGGAGAGTGTAGAAACGAAGGAACATGCACGACTTAAGGGTCCACTAATTTCAAGtgtaaaaatattcaaCTCAGACTCTGCCAAGTTTTCCAATCATGCAATAGTACTCAGAGGAACCCTTGAAAGTGAAAGAAAGGATCTAATCATGAATaaaaagaggataaagTGGTTTCTGAGAAACTGTGTCGATGGAGGCAAACAGGAATACACTTCAATATTGAACACCTTCATGAATGCAAGACCAACACACTCATTCGAGAGCACACGGAATATTTCCGTTTTGCTTGTAAATCCCATTGTACTTGCACACGACATTATAATTTCAAGACATTTTTTAATCCTGGACGATACCTAG
- a CDS encoding hypothetical protein (encoded by transcript BEWA_013110A): MTLNTNSTANLVERRREDYIKTWNNGMVSKYTACSNVIAKEVSDLYNSDPSSFRHWQNDFLGKKFTRLLKTSGDCPPELVGDLVNKSLNLLRGDSVLRNLLIVSDDKFVEAVLTRLVEMCLSETVMNYGLDRPYEDPKKIKKIKKLLVRATSAASIAQTAAKIWGWRSENERVPLPPPIAAPSKLASENYYVYVCGSGKNSKRVLKSTSSISTSFKDGTIPLPKVFMPFQSKISNEPLELQLCGQENIQASGADEESLTTVPEVALGTIADAITPVEIPNSTESDSSDSPKSQKRAFKRRSSEKILRPGRGRPPKNATIVRTIRGTLDRRIHKLKATGKETTRKGPKPKTLHRSRGTQDKDDLDSSFGNASDISGDATSEAPAEIDDEHSGEPVQGRKRRERNDIEEQVEAVGIEKHVENSSSHAAEPPDYYTKEPTSILDLFSGFSGIGDEPNETDVHAPPAAEKANEEKPLISKDAEKLEGRRTRKTVEKRKTEETVWDMVQKHHRTRGTVKKPKVVEQSTKNTYSDFVGNEMENLIREHSHVSEHVPSSQTEPYADAYKKPKSLKWSAADTKRFYNAIEMFGSDLMLVRAFLSEFTDRQVYDKFKLEERKNPQLVKNALKIHRNISLGQYELKHGKIDVNTHYDPNKDPFLTDDAPTKKNTLSLNHEPKPIEIASETPQVGDILNLFM, translated from the exons ATGACCCTCAACACAAATTCTACAGCCAATCTCGTAGAGAGAAGAAGAGAGGATTACATAAAAACATGGAATAACGGGATGGTATCGAAATATACGGCCTGTTCCAACGTTATCGCAAAAG AAGTATCAGACCTGTACAATAGTGACCCTTCATCATTTAGACATTGGCAGAATGATTTTCTGGGCAAGAAGTTCACCCGTTTGCTCAAAACCAGCGGAGACTGTCCACCGGAACTTGTCGGAGATTTGGTCAACAAGTCCCTCAATTTGCTACGTGGCGATTCAGTTCTCAGGAATCTTCTCATAGTTAGCGACGATAAGTTTGTTGAAGCGGTTTTAACTCGCCTCGTTGAAATGTGTCTCTCTGAAACGGTTATGAATTATGGACTTGATAGACCATATGAAGACCCTAAAAAGATCAAGAAGATCAAAAAGTTGTTAGTCAGAGCAACAAGTGCCGCATCTATAGCCCAAACAGCGGCAAAAATTTGGGGATGGAGGAGTGAAAATGAAAGAGTACCATTGCCACCACCAATTGCCGCTCCCTCCAAATTGGCTTCAGAGAATTATTACGTTTACGTCTGTGGATCCGGaaaaaattccaaaagggTCCTTAAGTCAACATCTTCCATATCAACCAGTTTTAAGGACGGAACTATACCGTTGCCAAAAGTTTTTATGCCATTCCAGTCAAAAATCAGTAACGAGCCACTCGAACTTCAGCTCTGCGGGCAAGAGAATATACAAGCCTCTGGTGCTGATGAAGAGAGTTTGACTACGGTACCAGAGGTCGCACTTGGAACAATTGCAGATGCGATAACTCCGGTAGAGATTCCAAATAGCACGGAATCTGACAGTTCAGATTCCCCAAAAAGTCAAAAGAGGGCGTTTAAAAGGAGGTCAAGCGAGAAAATCCTAAGGCCTGGAAGAGGGAGACCACCAAAAAACGCCACAATCGTTAGGACAATTAGGGGGACATTGGATCGAAGGATACACAAGCTCAAGGCCACTGGAAAGGAGACTACAAGAAAGGGACCAAAGcccaaaactttgcatAGATCAAGGGGAACGCAGGATAAGGATGACTTAGACTCCTCCTTTGGAAATGCCTCTGATATTTCTGGTGATGCTACATCTGAAGCCCCTGCTGAAATTGATGATGAGCATTCCGGAGAACCTGTGCAAGGGCGCAAGAGGAGGGAAAGAAATGACATAGAAGAACAGGTTGAAGCGGTAGGAATTGAAAAACATGTTGAAAACAGCTCATCACACGCAGCTGAACCTCCAGATTATTACACCAAGGAACCTACGAGCATATTGGATTTATTTAGTGGATTTTCCGGAATTGGTGACGAACCCAACGAGACAGATGTGCACGCTCCTCCTGCTGCAGAAAAGGCAAATGAAGAGAAGCCACTGATTAGTAAAGACGCGGAAAAACTAGAGGGACGAAGGACCAGGAAAACTGTGGAAAAGAGAAAGACCGAAGAGACTGTCTGGGATATGGTCCAAAAACATCACAGGACACGCGGGACAGTCAAAAAACCAAAGGTTGTAGAACAAAGCACTAAAAACACATATAGTGACTTTGTCGGAAACGAAATGGAAAACTTGATTAGGGAGCACTCGCACGTTAGTGAACACGTGCCATCATCACAGACGGAACCATATGCTGATGCATATAAGAAACCAAAATCTCTAAAGTGGTCCGCTGCAGATACCAAGAGGTTTTATAACGCTATTGAAATGTTTGGAAGTGATCTCATGCTTGTCAGAGCATTTTTGTCTGAATTCACAGATCGACAGGTTTATGATAAGTTTAAACTTGAGGAACGAAAGAACCCGCAGCTTGTGAAGAATGCACTAAAGATACACAGAAATATTTCTCTTGGTCAATATGAATTAAAACACGGAAAGATTGACGTAAACACACACTATGATCCAAACAAGGATCCATTCCTCACGGATGACGCGCCAACAAAGAAGAATACACTATCACTCAATCACGAACCAAAGCCAATCGAGATTGCAAGTGAGACACCACAGGTTGGCGATATTCTAAACTTGTTCATGTAA
- a CDS encoding hypothetical protein (encoded by transcript BEWA_013120A), with translation MPRLQRRYSFGTNETPSSLVLSKELEQKIANGDSAMAGISPAKIQEINNSLKILISGYAKDEPTKVQELPVSVTNHVISHYGLTRNELNERRYKDYLEGFSISNNAQYIPLDIECLSNLSEGMNESILGLFVCLVLDYISNSISINELELIKWGTTFLQRLGKILGMNELVTDSMIKPVSQRAELKQIGVNVDDKDFHVESINHELEKMQPILNQFYKEIIGTFDNLPEKAKSSDELSANSFDNDFLGHTNEEDFDLEEPDNVFDKFYKEGPQTPKKAHGSVHKDSNGPMEGLFPIEHKPKTKNLSSRLFGGISKQICKVLSISPEPKKMHSQPSVAHELWRDDYLIESPPSAAAVLVRNLITRYIMSGFNDARVQVVFELFSEILGVTKSTLKSLENQIASDLIGALEINTARSSTKRMSRKLKIFSATLGGGALIALTAGMATPAVAAGLGILGLGGGGLSSYISTNEGTTMVKSMFGIGDSGLREWKCSKKSDVVRDFQFTMLHEQVFKSLGVAICVGLHVSILPNSDVSEAPDTPTSVAPTSESKYVESWEYAFPIPSCDMYLLKWERKLLISIHRMIVKFGTSEFAENAKQLWLRASSSQRIGDADGTDSGINWPLLMIQYATNLDNAWLVSRQRAEVAGSLLANAICDRQAVGDRHISLIGYSMGARVILYALLKLYDKGKLSSIKDVVLMGLPSTAGPAEWDKCRCVVAGRLLNVYSANDWVLGFLYRYVNMNIAGLQAVPCPGVENWDVSSLVSLHTDYLGKIHTIFSYIGVNI, from the exons ATGCCCAGACTACAGCGGCGTTATAGTTTTGGCACGAATGAGACGCCAAGCTCCCTGGTTTTGAGCAAAGAACTGGAGCAAAAGATCGCAAATGGTGACTCTGCAATGGCTGGCATCTCACCAGCCAAAATACAAGAGATTAACAACAGCCTCAAGATACTCATTAGCGGATACGCCAAAGATGAACCTACAAAGGTACAAGAACTACCTGTTAGCGTCACAAACCATGTAATATCGCACTATGGGCTCACAAGGAATGAACTTAATGAGAG GCGATATAAAGATTATTTGGAGGGATTTTCTATATCCAACAATGCTCAATACATACCTCTCGACATAGAGTGCCTTTCCAATCTCAGTGAGGGAATGAACGAGAGTATCCTTGGTCTATTTGTGTGCCTTGTCTTGGATTATATCTCTAATAGTATAAGTATAAATGAATTAGAGCTTATAAAATGGGGGACAACCTTTCTTCAGAGACTAGGAAAAATTTTAGG GATGAATGAGCTCGTCACTGATAGCATGATAAAACCTGTCTCCCAAAGAGCAGAGTTAAAGCAGATTGGTGTCAATGTTGACGATAAAGATTTTCACGTTGAATCCATAAACCACGAACTTGAGAAAATGCAGCCTATTTTAAACCAGTTTTACAAGGAGATAATTGGAACATTTGACAATTTACCAGAGAAGGCTAAGAGCTCGGATGAGCTTTCGGCAAACTCTTTTGATAATGATTTTCTGG GACATACCAATGAGGAAGATTTTGATCTTGAAGAACCAGACAATgtatttgataaattttacaaagAGGGGCCACAAACACCAAAAAAAG CCCACGGAAGTGTACACAAAGATAGTAATGGTCCCATGGAAGGTTTATTTCCTATAGAACATAAGCCAAAGACTAaaaatttatcatctaGACTGTTTGGTGGGATATCaaaacaaatttgtaaggTGCTTTCCATTTCCCCAGAACCTAAAAAGATGCACTCTCAGCCATCTGTCGCTCATGAACTCTGGAGAGATGATTACTTGATTGAATCACCTCCGAGTGCTGCAGCTGTTTTGGTTCGTAATTTGATTACTCGCTATATAATGAGCGGTTTTAACGATGCTCGTGTGCAGGTTGTTTTTGAGCTATTCTCCGAAATTTTGGGAGTAACAAAGTCTACTCTTAAATCTCTTGAAAATCAGATTGCATCGGATCTTATTGGGGCCCTAGAAATCAACACTGCTAGAAGTTCTACAAAGAGAATGAGCAGAAAACTAAAGATATTCTCTGCAACCTTAGGAGGTGGTGCTTTGATTGCTTTGACTGCAGGAATGGCTACTCCTGCGGTAGCTGCAGGTCTAGGTATTTTGGGCCTTGGCGGAGGCGGTCTATCTTCTTATATTTCCACTAATGAGGGGACTACAATGGTAAAATCAATGTTTGGAATCGGAGATAGTGGATTGAGGGAATGGAAATGTTCTAAGAAATCGGATGTTGTGAGGGATTTTCAGTTTACAATGCTTCATGAACAGGTTTTCAAATCCCTTGGTGTGGCAATTTGCGTTGGTCTTCATGTTTCTATATTGCCTAATTCTGATGTTTCAGAAGCTCCAGATACACCAACAAGCGTTGCTCCAACTTCAGAGTCTAAATATGTTGAAAGCTGGGAGTATGCATTTCCTATACCTTCTTGTGACATGTATTTATTAAAGTGGGAAAGAAAATTGCTCATTTCTATCCACAGGATGATCGTTAAATTTGGAACGAGCGAGTTTGCAGAAAATGCAAAGCAGCTCTGGCTAAGGGCTAGTTCATCTCAAAGGATTGGTGATGCTGATGGTACAGATTCTGGAATAAACTGGCCACTGCTAATGATTCAATACGCTACTAACCTAGACAATGCCTGGCTTGTTTCTAGGCAAAGAGCTGAAGTTGCAGGTTCTTTGTTGGCAAATGCAATTTGCGATAGGCAAGCTGTTGGAGATAGACATATTTCTCTAATTGGTTATTCAATGGGAGCACGAGTTATTCTATATGCTCTCTTGAAGCTCTATGACAAGGGCAAATTGTCAAGTATAAAGGATGTCGTCTTGATGGGATTACCATCTACAGCCGGTCCAGCAGAATGGGACAAGTGTAGATGCGTAGTCGCTGGAAGATTGTTAAATGTATACTCTGCAAACGATTGGGTTCTAGGATTCCTCTATAGATATGTAAACATGAACATTGCAGGACTCCAGGCTGTACCGTGTCCTGGTGTTGAAAACTGGGATGTGTCATCTCTGGTATCTCTACACACCGACTACTTGGGGAAAATACACACTATATTCTCATACATTGGCGTTAATATTTAA
- a CDS encoding Ubiquitin-conjugating enzyme family member protein (encoded by transcript BEWA_013140A) yields MALKRIHKELADLTKDPPTNCSAGPVGDDMFHWQATIMGPHNSPYQNGVYFLNIHFPSDYPFKPPKVAFTTKVYHPNINNNGAICLDILKDQWSPALTISKVLLSISSLLTDPNPDDPLVPEIAQLYKQNRTLYDSTVREWVQKYAT; encoded by the exons ATGGCTTTGAAACGCATACACAAG GAACTGGCAGATCTCACCAAAGATCCTCCAACCAATTGCAGTGCTGGACCCGTCGGAGACGACATGTTCCACTGGCAAGCAACAATCATGGGCCCTCATAACAG CCCATACCAAAATGGAGTATATTTCCTCAACATTCACTTCCCGAGCGACTACCCATTCAAGCCCCCAAAGGTCGCGTTTACCACAAAAGTTTACCACCCAAATATAAACAACAACGGCGCAATTTGTctggatattttaaaggacCAGTGGAGTCCGGCACTCACTATATCAAAAGTGCTCCTATCGATCTCTTCTCTATTAACCGATCCTAACCCGG ATGATCCTCTGGTTCCCGAAATTGCACAATTGTATAAGCAAAATCGCACCTTGTACGATTCAACTGTAAGGGAATGGGTCCAAAAGTACGCCACTTAG